In Terriglobia bacterium, a genomic segment contains:
- a CDS encoding glycosyltransferase produces MKIAVVTPYFYPDWEYGGTPRAAFELARALAARGHEIRVLTTGSEAGSRIVEGIQVRYYRNLSNGLARHYRLFIPPGFRKELRQQLSGCDVLHIHEFRSTLTVPAARAAQELSLPYLISPHGGLRYLGKRTAKRIFDALWGRSIMDRAAGVIALTEKEGAEAQSFGIPESRIRLLDNVIDASAYESLPKRRSSRQTILFLGRLNRIKGIDILLDAFKGIDGAQLVIAGPDDGETAHIPSTPDILKPGFLDHQAKLQAIADSDVVVLPSRSEASPVVLYEALLCKRPVVVSSACELPMAEPAKYGILQFQSLQAADLRDKLLFALADPHLSDNAAVGRDFVLRKFSPLVVAEQAERIYEEAIFRGSRQPQA; encoded by the coding sequence ATGAAAATCGCGGTGGTGACGCCTTATTTCTATCCCGACTGGGAATATGGCGGAACGCCGCGGGCCGCATTCGAGCTGGCGAGGGCGCTGGCGGCCCGAGGTCATGAGATTCGCGTGCTGACGACCGGCAGCGAGGCCGGGAGCAGGATCGTTGAAGGTATCCAGGTCCGCTATTATCGAAATCTCTCCAACGGTCTCGCGCGCCACTACCGGCTTTTTATCCCGCCTGGATTTCGCAAAGAACTCCGCCAGCAGCTCTCCGGTTGTGACGTGCTGCACATCCATGAATTCCGTTCGACGTTGACGGTCCCCGCCGCGCGCGCGGCACAGGAGCTTTCCCTGCCTTATTTAATCTCGCCGCACGGCGGTTTACGCTACCTGGGCAAGCGCACAGCCAAGCGAATTTTCGATGCCCTGTGGGGACGGTCCATCATGGACCGGGCGGCCGGCGTCATCGCATTGACGGAAAAGGAGGGGGCCGAGGCTCAGTCGTTTGGAATCCCGGAATCCCGCATTCGGTTGCTGGACAATGTGATCGATGCATCAGCATACGAATCGTTGCCGAAGCGGCGATCCTCCCGCCAAACGATCCTTTTCCTCGGACGGCTGAATCGGATCAAAGGCATCGATATTTTGCTGGACGCGTTCAAGGGCATCGACGGCGCGCAACTCGTTATCGCGGGGCCCGATGACGGCGAGACGGCGCATATCCCTTCCACGCCGGACATATTGAAGCCGGGATTTCTCGATCACCAGGCCAAGCTGCAAGCCATCGCCGACAGCGATGTTGTTGTCCTGCCGTCCCGGAGCGAAGCCAGCCCGGTCGTCCTCTACGAAGCGCTGCTGTGCAAGCGTCCCGTGGTGGTCTCTTCGGCTTGCGAGCTGCCGATGGCCGAGCCTGCAAAATACGGCATTCTTCAATTCCAGTCCCTGCAGGCGGCGGACCTGCGCGATAAGCTACTTTTCGCCCTCGCCGACCCGCATTTGAGTGATAATGCGGCTGTTGGCCGCGACTTCGTGTTGCGGAAATTCTCACCGCTGGTCGTGGCTGAACAAGCCGAACGGATTTACGAGGAGGCCATATTTCGCGGGAGCAGACAGCCGCAGGCGTAA